In one Perca fluviatilis chromosome 7, GENO_Pfluv_1.0, whole genome shotgun sequence genomic region, the following are encoded:
- the mal2 gene encoding protein MAL2, which translates to MTEPAANPAATSFPAPTISLPLGLEVLRTYSGALVCVEILFSGLVWILVASSNVPVPLLQGWVMFVSLTTFLISSAYLALLVTGLADRINTDWNFLDVIYHFIALLFYFSAFVLEAAATAAKALIIPLPNSTDSVTVRVLDDEQYSINVAATVFAFLVTLCYGCSMVMGFKRWRM; encoded by the exons ATGACGGAACCAGCCGCTAATCCCGCTGCCACCTCGTTCCCAGCGCCAACCATTTCTCTTCCTTTGGGACTGGAAGTATTGAGAACTTACTCTGGAGCCCTTGTCTGTGTAGAAATA TTATTTAGTGGTCTGGTATGGATCCTGGTGGCGTCCTCCAATGTGCCCGTGCCTCTGCTGCAGGGCTGGGTGATGTTTGTCTCCCTCACCACCTTCTTAATCTCCTCCGCCTACCTCGCGCTGCTCGTCACCGGCCTGGCTGACCGCATCAACACTGATTGGAATTTCTTG GATGTGATTTACCATTTTATAGCTTtgcttttttacttttctgCCTTCGTGCTGGAGGCAGCAGCTACAGCAGCTAAAGCCTTAATCATTCCACTGCCTAACAGCACTGATAGTGTCACAGTCAGAGTCCTGGATGATGAGCAATACAGTATTAATGTGGCTGCCACG GTATTTGCATTTTTGGTGACACTATGCTACGGCTGCAGTATGGTGATGGGCTTCAAGAGGTGGAGGATGTAA
- the colec10 gene encoding collectin-10 isoform X1: MTGLLVLCVFSVVFNDISASTEVCTNTLLPGAKGDQGEIGEEGDQGKLGKNGPPGLPGVSGEMGLEGDVGHTGKMGPIGDKGNKGDTGLEGPSGLKGKPGTTCDCGRYRKVVGQLDVNVGKLRKAVKFVKNVILGLKETEESYYLLVKEPKRFREALINCKLRGGTLAMPKTSNTNRLMADYVSQAGLTRVYVGLQAQSKDAVGASGYVYADSSPLQGFAAWSQEEEVNSRVSPTTNSSCVELLSTGTWSHVECEATLFFICEFPKSRRRGGAGGEGN, from the exons ATGACGGGACTGTTGgtgctgtgtgttttttcagtCGTGTTCAACGACATCTCTGCCTCTACTGAAGTCTGCACCAATACCCTCCTACCTGGAGCTAAAG GAGACCAAGGTGAGATTGGAGAGGAGGGAGATCAGGGAAAACTGGGAAAAAATGGACCACCAGGACTTCCAG GAGTGTCAGGAGAGATGGGGCTTGAAGGCGATGTGGGCCACACAGGAAAGATGGGGCCTATTGGAGACAAAG GTAACAAAGGTGACACAGGTTTGGAGGGGCCTTCTGGTTTAAAGGGGAAACCTG GCACAACATGTGACTGTGGCAGGTACAGGAAGGTGGTTGGACAGCTGGATGTCAATGTAGGCAAGCTGAGGAAGGCTGTCAAGTTTGTGAAGAATG TCATCTTGGGGCTGAAGGAAACAGAAGAGAGTTACTACCTGCTGGTGAAGGAGCCCAAGAGGTTCAGAGAGGCTTTAATAAACTGCAAGCTGAGAGGAGGCACCCTGGCCATGCCAAAAACCAGCAACACCAACCGTCTCATGGCAGACTATGTCAGTCAGGCAGGACTGACAAGAGTTTATGTGGGACTGCAGGCTCAAAGCAAGGACGCA GTTGGAGCAAGTGGTTATGTTTATGCAGACTCCAGTCCTCTGCAGGGTTTTGCAGCTTGGAGCCAAGAGGAGGAGGTCAATTCCAGAGTATCTCCCACCACAAACTCAAGCTGTGTGGAGCTGCTCAGCACTGGGACATGGAGTCATGTCGAGTGTGAAGCCACTTTGTTTTTTATCTGCGAGTTCCCAAAGagcaggagaagaggaggagcaggaggagagggaaattgA
- the colec10 gene encoding collectin-10 isoform X2: MTGLLVLCVFSVVFNDISASTEVCTNTLLPGAKGDQGVSGEMGLEGDVGHTGKMGPIGDKGNKGDTGLEGPSGLKGKPGTTCDCGRYRKVVGQLDVNVGKLRKAVKFVKNVILGLKETEESYYLLVKEPKRFREALINCKLRGGTLAMPKTSNTNRLMADYVSQAGLTRVYVGLQAQSKDAVGASGYVYADSSPLQGFAAWSQEEEVNSRVSPTTNSSCVELLSTGTWSHVECEATLFFICEFPKSRRRGGAGGEGN, translated from the exons ATGACGGGACTGTTGgtgctgtgtgttttttcagtCGTGTTCAACGACATCTCTGCCTCTACTGAAGTCTGCACCAATACCCTCCTACCTGGAGCTAAAG GAGACCAAG GAGTGTCAGGAGAGATGGGGCTTGAAGGCGATGTGGGCCACACAGGAAAGATGGGGCCTATTGGAGACAAAG GTAACAAAGGTGACACAGGTTTGGAGGGGCCTTCTGGTTTAAAGGGGAAACCTG GCACAACATGTGACTGTGGCAGGTACAGGAAGGTGGTTGGACAGCTGGATGTCAATGTAGGCAAGCTGAGGAAGGCTGTCAAGTTTGTGAAGAATG TCATCTTGGGGCTGAAGGAAACAGAAGAGAGTTACTACCTGCTGGTGAAGGAGCCCAAGAGGTTCAGAGAGGCTTTAATAAACTGCAAGCTGAGAGGAGGCACCCTGGCCATGCCAAAAACCAGCAACACCAACCGTCTCATGGCAGACTATGTCAGTCAGGCAGGACTGACAAGAGTTTATGTGGGACTGCAGGCTCAAAGCAAGGACGCA GTTGGAGCAAGTGGTTATGTTTATGCAGACTCCAGTCCTCTGCAGGGTTTTGCAGCTTGGAGCCAAGAGGAGGAGGTCAATTCCAGAGTATCTCCCACCACAAACTCAAGCTGTGTGGAGCTGCTCAGCACTGGGACATGGAGTCATGTCGAGTGTGAAGCCACTTTGTTTTTTATCTGCGAGTTCCCAAAGagcaggagaagaggaggagcaggaggagagggaaattgA